The following are encoded together in the uncultured Desulfobacter sp. genome:
- a CDS encoding ATP-dependent 6-phosphofructokinase: MGKKIGVVTGGGDCPGLNAVIRAIVKAGDMQGFATIGIRGGFDGLLAPVQADPLTVRDMDGLLIRGGTILGTANAGRFSSKTGQGETRKIPEDLMNQVRQSTEALGLDALVVIGGDGTLTTALQMHESGLPVIGVPKTIDNDLDATQQTFGFDTAVACAVDALDRLHSTAQSHNRVMVLEVMGRYAGWIAAYAGLAGGADVILIPEIKFNMPAIEKKIRSREAMGKLFTIVIVAEGAKLDDTMVVSDNNNTDREVRLGGIGYLLAEKIQEKTGKESRCVVLGHLQRGGQPTHWDRQLCTRFGVQAVHMAASKNFGKMVALKPSGMMGSVHLKDAVNRIRSVDPNGELILTARTLGICFGD, from the coding sequence ATGGGAAAAAAAATTGGTGTGGTAACAGGGGGAGGAGACTGCCCTGGACTGAATGCAGTGATCCGGGCCATTGTAAAAGCAGGTGATATGCAGGGCTTTGCCACCATAGGCATACGAGGTGGCTTTGACGGGCTCTTGGCTCCTGTACAAGCTGACCCGCTCACTGTCCGGGATATGGACGGACTTCTCATTCGCGGCGGTACCATCCTGGGCACGGCAAATGCGGGCAGATTTTCATCGAAAACCGGCCAGGGTGAAACACGAAAAATACCAGAGGATCTGATGAACCAGGTCCGGCAGAGTACGGAAGCGTTGGGCCTTGACGCACTTGTAGTCATCGGCGGAGACGGCACCTTGACCACAGCCTTACAGATGCATGAATCAGGACTGCCTGTCATTGGTGTACCTAAAACCATTGACAATGATCTGGATGCCACCCAGCAGACATTTGGATTTGACACTGCCGTGGCCTGTGCCGTAGATGCCCTTGACCGACTGCATTCAACCGCCCAGAGTCATAACCGGGTCATGGTGCTTGAGGTCATGGGCCGGTATGCCGGATGGATAGCAGCCTATGCCGGACTTGCCGGTGGCGCGGATGTAATTCTGATCCCTGAAATAAAATTCAACATGCCGGCCATTGAAAAAAAAATCAGATCCCGGGAAGCTATGGGCAAATTATTTACCATTGTTATTGTGGCTGAAGGCGCAAAGCTTGACGACACCATGGTGGTGTCCGACAACAATAATACAGACAGAGAAGTCCGCCTTGGCGGCATTGGTTATCTGCTTGCCGAAAAAATCCAGGAAAAGACCGGGAAAGAGAGTCGATGCGTGGTCCTTGGCCACCTCCAGCGCGGCGGTCAACCAACCCACTGGGACAGACAATTGTGCACCCGGTTTGGGGTTCAGGCCGTGCATATGGCGGCCAGCAAAAATTTCGGTAAAATGGTGGCACTTAAGCCCAGTGGAATGATGGGAAGCGTGCATTTAAAAGACGCCGTAAACAGAATACGCAGCGTTGACCCCAACGGAGAGTTAATTCTTACGGCTAGAACCCTTGGCATATGCTTTGGTGATTAA
- the guaB gene encoding IMP dehydrogenase produces the protein MSNVLPEQGLSFDDVLLLPDYSAILPDEVTTRTRLTKELELNIPIVSAAMDTVTESDTAISMARAGGLGFIHRNLSIAEQVVEVDRVKKSESGMIVDPVTVHPDATISDVLSIMAKYRISGIPVVEGDKLVGIVTNRDLRFETQLDKPAREVMTSENLVTVPEKCTLEESKIMLHKHRIEKLLVVDPQGKLKGLITIKDIEKIRKYPNACKDSLGRLRAGAAIGVGSDMMERVEALLNAGADALVIDTSHGHSKNVVMAVQRIKAAFPTCQLIAGNVAMEAGAKALIDAGVDAVKIGIGPGSICTTRIVAGVGVPQLTAVMNCAEISKKTGVPLIADGGIKYSGDVSKALGAGAHSVMLGSMLAGTKESPGEIVIYQGRSYKAYRGMGSVEAMKKGSSDRYYQKDTGENEELVPEGIVGRIPYRGTIRENIVQMTGGLKAGMGYLGAATIDELHQKAKFVRITAAGLRESHVHDVSITKEAPNYRVESN, from the coding sequence ATGTCCAATGTATTACCAGAACAGGGGCTGTCTTTTGATGATGTGCTCCTGCTTCCCGATTATTCCGCCATCTTGCCTGACGAAGTGACTACACGCACCCGTTTGACCAAGGAGCTTGAACTCAATATTCCCATTGTCAGTGCGGCCATGGATACGGTGACCGAATCAGATACCGCCATCAGCATGGCCCGGGCCGGCGGCTTGGGATTTATCCACAGAAACCTGAGCATTGCCGAGCAGGTGGTTGAAGTGGACCGGGTTAAAAAAAGTGAAAGCGGTATGATTGTTGACCCTGTGACCGTCCATCCCGATGCCACTATTTCCGATGTGCTGAGTATTATGGCAAAATACCGGATATCCGGTATCCCGGTTGTGGAAGGTGATAAGCTGGTCGGTATCGTGACCAACAGAGATCTTCGTTTTGAGACCCAGTTAGATAAACCGGCCAGGGAGGTTATGACCAGTGAAAATTTGGTAACTGTACCCGAAAAATGCACCCTTGAAGAATCCAAAATCATGTTGCATAAACACAGAATTGAAAAACTTCTGGTGGTGGATCCCCAAGGCAAACTAAAAGGACTGATCACAATTAAGGATATTGAAAAGATAAGAAAATATCCCAATGCCTGCAAAGACTCCCTGGGACGACTGAGAGCCGGTGCCGCCATTGGTGTGGGGTCTGACATGATGGAGCGTGTGGAAGCGCTTCTGAATGCCGGGGCAGATGCTCTGGTTATTGATACGTCCCATGGGCATTCCAAAAATGTGGTCATGGCGGTTCAGCGCATAAAGGCCGCTTTTCCCACCTGCCAGCTTATTGCCGGTAATGTGGCCATGGAGGCCGGGGCAAAGGCATTGATTGATGCAGGTGTTGATGCCGTTAAAATCGGCATTGGGCCTGGTTCCATATGTACCACCCGTATTGTTGCAGGTGTCGGCGTGCCCCAGTTGACAGCCGTGATGAACTGCGCTGAGATTTCAAAGAAAACCGGTGTCCCCCTGATTGCCGACGGCGGGATTAAGTATTCCGGGGATGTCTCTAAAGCTCTGGGCGCCGGTGCCCATTCCGTTATGTTGGGCAGTATGCTGGCCGGTACCAAAGAGAGTCCCGGCGAAATCGTCATTTACCAGGGCCGCTCATATAAAGCTTACCGCGGCATGGGGTCTGTGGAAGCCATGAAAAAGGGCAGTTCCGACAGATATTATCAAAAAGATACCGGTGAAAATGAAGAGTTGGTTCCCGAAGGCATTGTGGGCCGGATTCCCTACCGGGGAACCATCCGCGAAAATATTGTCCAAATGACCGGTGGACTGAAGGCCGGCATGGGATATTTAGGTGCAGCGACCATTGACGAGCTCCATCAAAAGGCCAAATTTGTTCGGATCACTGCGGCGGGATTAAGGGAAAGTCATGTCCATGACGTTTCCATCACTAAGGAAGCACCCAATTATAGAGTGGAAAGCAATTAA